In Deinococcus psychrotolerans, a genomic segment contains:
- the nrdR gene encoding transcriptional regulator NrdR: MKCPYCSAADSKVVNSRSSDDGTAIRRRRECLSCARRFTTYERAQLEPLMVIKRGGLRQAFNPDKLLRGLALASEKRPIPQETLRAFAYGFEDEVGAPEVESGEIGKRAMGFLRPLDDVAYIRFASVYREFDSLERFIEEIQGLKEKE; encoded by the coding sequence TTGAAGTGCCCCTACTGCTCCGCCGCCGACAGCAAAGTGGTCAATTCGCGCTCCAGCGACGACGGCACAGCCATTCGCCGCCGCCGCGAGTGCCTCAGCTGCGCCCGGCGCTTTACCACCTACGAGCGTGCCCAGCTTGAGCCGCTGATGGTCATCAAGCGCGGCGGCCTGCGCCAAGCGTTCAATCCTGACAAACTGCTGCGCGGCCTGGCGCTGGCCAGCGAAAAGCGCCCGATTCCCCAAGAAACTTTGCGGGCCTTTGCCTATGGCTTTGAAGATGAAGTGGGAGCGCCGGAAGTCGAGAGCGGCGAGATCGGCAAGCGGGCCATGGGCTTTTTGCGCCCGCTCGACGACGTGGCCTATATCCGCTTTGCCAGCGTCTACCGCGAATTTGACAGCTTGGAGCGCTTTATTGAAGAGATTCAGGGACTGAAAGAGAAAGAGTGA
- a CDS encoding NUDIX hydrolase: MPEQNPKGKGPTARTPSTPQTASTHAAPTQAASTPPAQPSAPKDPNQASQPSRNSRRSRSRSRNNNRSGRNDAPSPGRSKAEVLPPVTAPPSKGRNKRPLAEPRIGVGCIVMRGDEVLIVRERGRWSLPKGGLEVGELIQDGARRETYEETGLIVELRELAFMVEFQAETWGHHLQFFYACREVGGTLGPRDPDRDVQEAKFVPVRHLREYLRFRPRLVALESWLRDKRPKHFVFDLDKEPAMLKKRTRVETGVGRVGRRSAHSKLTPQDPDLERLTFEAGEDELP, translated from the coding sequence ATGCCCGAACAAAACCCCAAGGGCAAAGGCCCCACCGCCCGCACACCGTCTACTCCCCAGACGGCTTCAACCCATGCAGCGCCAACTCAAGCCGCCTCCACCCCACCGGCTCAGCCCAGCGCTCCCAAAGACCCCAATCAAGCGTCGCAGCCCAGCCGCAACAGCCGCCGCAGCCGCAGCCGGAGCCGCAACAACAACCGCAGCGGCAGAAACGACGCCCCCAGCCCGGGCCGCAGCAAAGCCGAAGTGCTGCCACCCGTGACCGCCCCGCCTTCCAAAGGCCGCAACAAACGCCCGCTGGCCGAGCCGCGCATCGGGGTGGGCTGCATCGTCATGCGCGGCGACGAAGTGCTGATCGTGCGCGAGCGGGGCCGCTGGAGCCTGCCCAAAGGCGGCCTCGAAGTCGGCGAACTGATTCAAGACGGCGCACGCCGCGAAACCTATGAAGAAACTGGGCTGATCGTGGAGCTGCGCGAGCTGGCCTTCATGGTGGAATTTCAGGCCGAGACGTGGGGCCACCATCTGCAATTTTTCTATGCTTGCCGCGAAGTCGGCGGCACGCTGGGGCCACGCGACCCTGACCGTGACGTGCAGGAAGCCAAATTCGTGCCGGTGCGCCACCTGCGCGAGTATCTGCGCTTCCGGCCCCGTTTGGTGGCCCTTGAGAGCTGGCTGCGCGACAAACGGCCCAAGCATTTTGTCTTCGACCTCGACAAAGAGCCGGCCATGCTCAAAAAGCGCACGCGGGTAGAAACCGGAGTGGGCAGAGTTGGCCGCCGCAGCGCCCATTCCAAACTGACGCCGCAAGACCCCGATCTGGAGCGCCTGACTTTTGAAGCGGGCGAGGATGAGTTGCCGTAA
- a CDS encoding glucose 1-dehydrogenase, producing the protein MDITLNNQRALVTGANSGIGEAVVRGLAASGARVVVNYVSHPEAADKIVQDIQAAGGEAFSVLADVSDPAQVAAMFAQIDSHYGGLDILVNNAGIDGAHALSWDADPAAWLRVLQINLFGSFLCAQQALKRMVPQKSGVILNITSVHDQIAWSGYSAYTASKGGESMMMKTLAQEAAPFGVRVLAVAPGAVRTPINQSVWSDPTTLADLLTKIPLGRMGETTDIANMVVFLCSAQASYVTGTTIYVDGAMTDFPAFSHGG; encoded by the coding sequence ATGGATATCACTTTGAACAATCAGCGTGCCCTCGTCACAGGAGCCAACTCAGGCATTGGAGAAGCGGTGGTGCGCGGGCTGGCCGCGTCGGGAGCGCGGGTGGTCGTCAACTACGTTTCTCACCCTGAAGCTGCCGACAAAATCGTGCAGGACATTCAGGCGGCGGGCGGCGAGGCGTTTAGCGTGTTGGCCGATGTCAGCGATCCAGCGCAGGTGGCTGCCATGTTTGCCCAAATAGACAGCCACTACGGCGGCCTGGACATTTTGGTCAACAATGCCGGCATCGACGGAGCGCACGCCCTGAGTTGGGACGCCGATCCCGCCGCTTGGCTCAGGGTGCTCCAGATCAACTTGTTTGGCTCGTTTTTGTGCGCTCAGCAAGCCCTCAAACGGATGGTGCCGCAAAAGAGCGGCGTGATTCTCAATATCACCAGTGTGCATGACCAGATTGCTTGGAGCGGCTACAGCGCTTACACCGCCAGCAAAGGCGGCGAAAGCATGATGATGAAGACCTTGGCCCAAGAAGCCGCGCCGTTTGGGGTGCGGGTGCTGGCGGTGGCCCCCGGCGCGGTTCGCACGCCGATCAATCAGAGTGTTTGGAGTGATCCCACCACCCTGGCCGACCTCCTGACCAAAATCCCACTGGGGCGCATGGGCGAAACCACTGACATTGCCAACATGGTGGTGTTTTTGTGTTCGGCGCAGGCCAGTTACGTCACCGGCACCACCATTTACGTAGACGGCGCGATGACCGATTTCCCAGCGTTCTCACACGGAGGATAG
- the dnaB gene encoding replicative DNA helicase produces MELTPRVPPHNNDAEISVLGSILLENDVLIQVGDTVAPEMFYRESHRKIFSAMRTLQERGEPVDLVTLSDELTKRGTLDEVGGLTYLIGLSDQVPTSAYAEHYARLVQEKYTLRQLISASSQAMKLAYDGQLPLEDLLDKAEKLIFEVSEQKKKGEQHQAMSEVVQDTFEYITLLHSNKGIPDGVASGFRDLDEQISGLQKGSLNVLAARPSMGKTAFALSIAQNVALRGDKTVAVFSLEMPSVQLALRMLCAEARVDMNRIRSGNLNERDFERLAHAAGRLAEAPMVIDDEPDLTVNALRSKLRRIQAQYGNLGLVVIDYLQLMSGSKGSTGANENRQQEISLISRNLKSIARELEVPVMVLSQLSRAVEQRPNHRPMLSDLRESGAIEQDADIVMFIYRDEYYNKETDQQGIAEIIIGKQRNGPVGTVKLQFHSAHVRFNDLAGES; encoded by the coding sequence ATGGAACTGACTCCCCGTGTGCCCCCCCACAACAACGACGCCGAAATCAGCGTGCTGGGCAGTATTTTGCTCGAAAACGACGTGCTGATCCAAGTCGGCGATACGGTCGCGCCGGAGATGTTTTACCGCGAAAGCCACCGCAAGATTTTTTCTGCGATGCGGACGCTGCAAGAGCGCGGCGAGCCGGTCGATTTGGTCACGCTCAGCGACGAACTGACCAAGCGCGGCACCCTCGACGAGGTGGGCGGCCTGACCTACCTGATCGGGCTGTCGGATCAAGTGCCGACCTCGGCCTACGCCGAGCACTACGCCCGCTTGGTGCAGGAAAAATACACCTTGCGTCAACTCATTTCGGCCAGTTCGCAGGCGATGAAGCTGGCCTACGACGGTCAACTGCCGCTCGAAGACTTGCTCGACAAAGCCGAGAAGCTGATCTTCGAGGTCTCCGAGCAGAAGAAAAAAGGCGAGCAACATCAGGCCATGAGTGAAGTGGTGCAAGACACCTTCGAGTACATCACCTTGCTTCACAGCAACAAAGGCATTCCCGACGGCGTGGCCAGCGGCTTCCGGGATCTGGACGAGCAGATTTCGGGCCTTCAGAAGGGCAGTTTGAACGTGCTGGCGGCCCGGCCGAGCATGGGAAAAACGGCCTTCGCCCTTTCGATTGCCCAAAACGTTGCCCTGCGCGGCGACAAGACGGTGGCGGTCTTCAGCTTAGAAATGCCCAGCGTGCAACTGGCCCTGCGAATGCTGTGCGCCGAAGCGCGGGTGGATATGAACCGCATTCGCAGCGGCAACCTCAATGAGCGCGACTTCGAGCGCCTCGCCCACGCCGCCGGACGCTTGGCCGAGGCTCCGATGGTCATTGACGACGAACCGGATCTGACGGTCAATGCGCTGAGAAGCAAGCTGCGGCGCATTCAGGCGCAGTACGGCAATCTGGGCTTGGTGGTCATCGATTACCTGCAACTGATGTCGGGCAGCAAGGGCAGCACCGGCGCGAACGAAAACCGCCAGCAGGAGATCAGCCTCATTTCGCGCAACCTCAAGAGTATTGCCCGCGAACTGGAAGTGCCGGTGATGGTGCTCTCGCAGCTCTCGCGGGCGGTGGAGCAGCGGCCCAATCACCGGCCGATGCTCTCGGATTTGAGAGAATCAGGCGCGATTGAGCAGGACGCCGACATCGTGATGTTCATTTACCGCGACGAGTATTACAACAAAGAAACCGACCAACAAGGCATTGCCGAAATCATCATCGGCAAGCAGCGTAACGGCCCGGTCGGTACCGTCAAACTGCAATTTCACAGCGCCCACGTGCGTTTCAACGACCTGGCAGGAGAGAGCTGA
- a CDS encoding 1-acyl-sn-glycerol-3-phosphate acyltransferase, whose product MTPRWQNRPPTLRSRLAAALLRLSGWTALLPAEPSVKLVGVAYPHTSNWDLLPALLWARATGTPLKFVAKHSLFRPPLGLLIRAWGGVSVDRRKAGGNFVEAVAQMIAAQPEIVLGLAPEGTREKAEAWKSGFYHMSQAAGVPIALIVFDWRRKRVGVLGYLTPSDDMEADYQQIRAVYQGVEGKHPQKATPIRSKAVMD is encoded by the coding sequence ATGACCCCGCGTTGGCAAAACCGCCCGCCCACCCTCCGCTCGCGGTTGGCGGCGGCCTTGCTGCGCCTCAGCGGCTGGACGGCCCTGCTGCCTGCCGAACCATCCGTCAAATTGGTGGGCGTGGCTTATCCGCACACCAGCAACTGGGATTTGCTGCCGGCGCTGCTGTGGGCCCGGGCCACCGGCACGCCGCTCAAATTTGTCGCCAAGCACAGTTTGTTCAGGCCTCCGCTGGGGCTGCTGATTCGGGCGTGGGGCGGGGTGTCGGTTGACCGGCGCAAAGCTGGCGGCAACTTCGTAGAAGCGGTGGCCCAAATGATCGCCGCTCAACCTGAAATCGTGCTGGGCCTCGCGCCGGAAGGCACACGTGAAAAAGCCGAGGCGTGGAAGAGCGGCTTTTACCACATGAGTCAGGCAGCGGGCGTGCCGATTGCGCTGATCGTCTTCGATTGGCGGCGCAAGCGGGTAGGCGTGCTGGGCTATTTGACGCCGAGCGACGATATGGAAGCCGATTATCAGCAGATTCGGGCGGTGTATCAGGGGGTAGAGGGCAAGCACCCACAAAAAGCCACGCCGATTCGGTCTAAGGCGGTGATGGACTGA
- a CDS encoding GntR family transcriptional regulator: MAKYPLIKSTLKDRLLGGHYQEGLPLPSEPQLAREFEVSRMTARRAIDELEREGYVYRVQGAGTFPTGKRFRQGMFRVRPFKEWARHPDHRTGVLHAMQIQATPEIAIVLQVQLGDPVIFIHRLRTAGDEALVIEKRYINAALVGDLLSQNLGVESIHEVMVAMGVPLTRVEQALEAVNLRQEESDLLRVPVGSAAFLLRRTTYSGTKRVSYVNYWVRGDRYAFQDSFEP, from the coding sequence ATGGCGAAATACCCACTGATTAAAAGCACGTTGAAAGACCGCTTGCTCGGCGGACATTATCAGGAGGGATTACCGTTGCCCAGCGAGCCGCAGCTCGCCCGCGAATTTGAAGTCTCGCGGATGACCGCCCGGCGGGCCATTGACGAACTTGAGCGCGAAGGCTACGTCTACCGGGTGCAGGGCGCGGGCACCTTCCCCACCGGCAAGCGGTTTCGTCAGGGGATGTTCCGGGTGCGGCCCTTCAAAGAGTGGGCACGCCACCCCGACCACCGCACCGGGGTGCTGCACGCCATGCAGATTCAGGCCACACCGGAAATCGCCATCGTGTTGCAGGTGCAGCTCGGCGATCCGGTGATTTTTATTCACCGCCTCAGAACTGCCGGAGACGAAGCCCTGGTCATTGAAAAGCGCTATATCAACGCGGCGTTGGTGGGCGATTTGCTGTCACAAAACCTCGGCGTGGAGAGCATTCACGAAGTGATGGTGGCGATGGGCGTGCCGCTGACGCGGGTGGAGCAGGCCCTAGAAGCGGTCAACCTGCGCCAAGAAGAATCAGACTTGCTGCGGGTGCCGGTGGGATCGGCGGCCTTTTTGCTGCGCCGCACCACCTACAGCGGCACCAAGCGGGTGTCTTACGTCAATTACTGGGTGCGCGGCGACCGTTACGCCTTTCAAGACAGTTTTGAGCCGTGA
- a CDS encoding FAD:protein FMN transferase, translated as MPWPTLPHSFKPRSKRRLRHYEGVLGTALELQLVAGSEDQLDTAETQLLAELERLEQVFSRFLPHSELNRLHHQRGQPVRVSPEFAALLTQAQRIMTLTGGAFHPAADTLARLWAVGEPDSQTLSGVLEQMRQSLWTLEHQHVTLHTELTLNFNAHAKGFITDAAAQAAFQVAGVREVVLNIGGDVRHLGAQSVPVGIEAPGRLADNREPLAFVRLSNQAVATSGLSHRGAHILDPRSGQQLTTHSSVSVLAKTCAEADALATAFLVLGTEESLRLADSLPNVGVLILEEVQGGSVEQRSNAFWRRHQTPSSTPAF; from the coding sequence ATGCCCTGGCCCACGCTTCCCCACTCCTTTAAACCTCGCTCCAAACGGCGTTTACGTCACTATGAAGGCGTTCTCGGCACGGCGCTGGAACTGCAACTGGTGGCAGGAAGTGAAGACCAGCTTGACACGGCAGAAACCCAACTTTTGGCCGAACTAGAGAGATTAGAGCAGGTCTTCAGCCGCTTTTTACCGCACAGCGAACTCAACCGACTGCACCATCAGCGCGGGCAACCCGTCCGTGTGTCGCCGGAGTTCGCGGCACTGCTCACCCAAGCCCAGCGCATCATGACGCTGACGGGCGGCGCATTTCATCCGGCGGCGGATACACTGGCGCGGCTGTGGGCGGTGGGCGAGCCGGACAGTCAAACTTTAAGTGGCGTGCTGGAGCAGATGCGCCAATCGCTCTGGACGCTTGAGCACCAGCACGTCACGCTTCACACTGAGCTGACGCTGAATTTCAATGCCCACGCCAAAGGCTTCATCACCGACGCGGCGGCTCAGGCGGCTTTTCAGGTGGCGGGCGTGCGGGAAGTCGTGCTCAATATCGGCGGCGACGTGCGGCACCTCGGCGCTCAGAGCGTGCCGGTGGGCATCGAAGCGCCCGGCCGCTTGGCCGACAACCGGGAGCCGCTGGCGTTTGTGCGCCTGAGCAACCAAGCGGTGGCCACCAGCGGCCTGAGTCACCGGGGAGCACATATTCTCGATCCGCGCAGTGGGCAGCAACTTACAACCCACAGCAGCGTCTCGGTGCTGGCTAAGACTTGCGCCGAGGCCGACGCGCTGGCCACCGCCTTTTTGGTGCTGGGCACAGAAGAAAGTCTGCGGCTCGCGGACTCGCTGCCGAATGTGGGCGTGCTGATTTTGGAAGAAGTTCAGGGCGGCAGCGTTGAGCAGCGCAGCAATGCCTTTTGGCGACGACATCAAACCCCCAGCTCGACACCGGCTTTCTAA
- a CDS encoding aminotransferase class I/II-fold pyridoxal phosphate-dependent enzyme, producing MTPPDYDATLDLPPELAADLSYDTLAVHTGIGRGTGVGVGIPIQQMAAFQFDSLEAAAREFQTNTGSSYSRIQNPTVKALERRITALEAGSETVCLSSGQAASFTAFLSACRAGDHIVATSSLFGGSVAMLSNVLPLMGITASLVPNTPDAVKAAMQPNTKLIWAETIGNPAADVADLSALAEIAHAQGALLGVDNTWGGVGLLCRPLDFGADMVTHSLTKWAGGHGSVLGGSVTVGERHDLTRNAIYTDGEPSLLEVRGAGALAWRQRWFGASQLGMILPPQSAYAIAQGLETLSLRLTRECETALALAEFLEGHAGVGRVNYPGLEGSEFHALGQQYLSGGFGAVMSFEVAHPEEFLSRLKVIRMAPNLGDTRTLVVHPWTTTHGKMPEAARRAAGVTPQSIRMSVGVESLADLQADLKRALS from the coding sequence ATGACTCCGCCTGATTATGACGCCACGCTTGATTTGCCACCCGAACTCGCCGCCGACCTTTCGTATGACACTTTAGCCGTCCACACCGGCATCGGGCGCGGAACGGGCGTGGGCGTGGGCATCCCGATTCAGCAGATGGCCGCTTTTCAGTTTGACAGCTTAGAGGCCGCCGCCAGAGAGTTTCAGACCAACACGGGCAGCAGTTACTCGCGCATTCAAAACCCCACTGTCAAAGCGCTGGAGCGCCGCATCACCGCGCTGGAAGCAGGCAGTGAGACAGTCTGCCTCAGCAGCGGGCAGGCCGCCAGCTTCACGGCGTTCTTGAGTGCTTGCCGCGCCGGAGACCACATCGTGGCGACCAGCAGCTTATTTGGCGGGTCGGTGGCGATGCTCAGCAATGTTTTGCCGCTGATGGGCATTACGGCCAGCTTGGTGCCGAATACCCCCGACGCCGTGAAAGCCGCTATGCAGCCGAACACCAAACTCATCTGGGCCGAAACCATCGGCAACCCCGCCGCCGACGTGGCCGATCTGAGCGCTCTGGCCGAGATCGCCCACGCACAGGGAGCACTGTTGGGCGTGGACAACACCTGGGGCGGGGTGGGCCTGCTGTGCCGCCCGCTGGACTTTGGAGCCGACATGGTGACCCACAGCCTAACCAAATGGGCCGGAGGACACGGCTCGGTGCTGGGCGGCAGCGTCACGGTGGGCGAGCGGCACGACCTGACCCGCAACGCCATTTACACGGACGGCGAACCGAGTTTGCTGGAAGTGCGGGGCGCGGGCGCATTGGCTTGGCGGCAGCGCTGGTTCGGCGCTTCGCAGCTCGGCATGATCTTGCCGCCGCAAAGTGCCTACGCTATAGCTCAGGGCCTGGAAACCTTGTCGCTGCGCCTCACGCGGGAATGCGAAACGGCTTTGGCGCTGGCTGAGTTTTTGGAAGGACACGCGGGCGTGGGGCGGGTCAATTATCCGGGCCTTGAGGGCAGCGAGTTTCACGCTCTCGGCCAACAGTACCTGAGCGGCGGCTTCGGGGCCGTCATGTCGTTTGAAGTGGCGCACCCCGAAGAATTTTTATCGCGCCTCAAGGTCATTCGGATGGCCCCCAACTTGGGCGACACCCGCACGCTGGTGGTGCATCCCTGGACGACCACCCACGGCAAAATGCCCGAAGCCGCCCGCCGCGCCGCTGGCGTAACGCCGCAGAGCATCCGCATGAGCGTAGGCGTGGAGTCTCTGGCCGACTTGCAAGCGGATTTGAAGCGGGCGCTGAGCTAA
- a CDS encoding DUF3248 domain-containing protein → MTDSPLPELTAQLEALGGQLVWRIGKDDASDEVVVRLGYASATPRFAHLPRLRSASDDDLSAALSQGAVVIEWVD, encoded by the coding sequence ATGACCGACTCCCCTCTTCCTGAGTTGACAGCGCAGCTCGAAGCGCTCGGCGGGCAATTGGTGTGGCGTATCGGCAAAGATGACGCCAGCGACGAAGTGGTGGTGCGGCTCGGCTACGCTTCAGCCACGCCGCGCTTTGCCCACCTGCCGCGCCTGCGCAGCGCCAGCGACGACGACCTGAGCGCCGCGCTGTCGCAGGGTGCGGTGGTGATCGAATGGGTAGACTGA
- a CDS encoding SDR family NAD(P)-dependent oxidoreductase, translating to MEPSRLRGQIIAVTSGDQGYGRSISAALARAGASVVLIGINPETLSAHASSIEQLGGTAIPLKADVSVPLDWASAQARMLEIFGALHGIVHLADKRSHSNFTLLSESEWMELFNCNIKSSVSMTQNIQRRLPGTWLTIVGPHLDEIGLQAFPQRGALRGLVERAASDELRLNMVLPGRASSEEKYDAPLCEVVLTLALPEMQHLRGNVLEVPLPAVPKYRDQEREVLVRNS from the coding sequence ATGGAGCCTTCCCGTTTACGAGGCCAGATCATCGCCGTGACCAGCGGCGACCAGGGCTATGGCCGCAGCATCAGCGCCGCCTTGGCCCGCGCCGGAGCCAGTGTGGTGCTGATCGGGATCAATCCGGAGACGCTCTCCGCCCATGCCAGCAGCATCGAGCAACTCGGCGGCACCGCTATTCCGCTCAAAGCAGATGTGAGCGTGCCGCTCGATTGGGCCAGTGCCCAAGCCCGCATGCTCGAAATTTTCGGAGCGCTGCACGGCATTGTACATCTGGCCGACAAACGCTCACATTCCAATTTCACCTTGCTCAGCGAGAGCGAGTGGATGGAGCTGTTCAACTGCAACATCAAAAGCAGCGTTTCGATGACACAAAATATTCAGCGGCGCTTGCCCGGCACCTGGCTCACCATCGTCGGGCCACATTTAGATGAAATTGGCCTACAGGCTTTTCCCCAGCGCGGCGCACTGCGCGGCTTGGTGGAACGGGCGGCCAGCGATGAGCTGCGGCTGAATATGGTGCTGCCGGGCCGGGCCAGCAGTGAGGAAAAATACGACGCGCCGCTGTGCGAGGTGGTGCTGACCTTGGCGCTGCCGGAGATGCAACATCTGCGCGGCAACGTCTTGGAAGTGCCGCTGCCCGCCGTGCCCAAGTACCGCGATCAGGAGCGCGAGGTTCTGGTGAGAAATTCTTGA
- a CDS encoding TetR/AcrR family transcriptional regulator: protein MDAPSLRERQKEKRRTRIYHVAIDLFKQSGFQATTATDIAKASNVSRGTFFNYYPYKEAVLLDYGAQIMARLRELAETRLAQGHAPRSVLEEVWDKLAEESGQERGLIPPLAYEVMNPSPERARTAYQALPLSRVIELILRPMQQAGQLRSDLSLQRMSNLIADTYLIIALRWSAYGTDRSLSEEMRLTLGFLMEGVVKR from the coding sequence ATGGACGCCCCCTCCCTGCGCGAACGGCAAAAAGAAAAGCGCCGCACCCGCATTTATCACGTTGCGATTGATCTCTTCAAGCAAAGCGGCTTTCAGGCCACGACTGCCACCGACATCGCCAAAGCCTCCAACGTCTCACGCGGGACTTTTTTCAATTACTACCCTTACAAAGAAGCGGTGCTGCTCGATTACGGCGCTCAGATTATGGCGCGGCTGCGCGAGCTGGCCGAAACCCGTTTGGCACAGGGCCACGCTCCGCGCAGTGTGCTGGAAGAAGTCTGGGACAAACTGGCCGAGGAAAGTGGGCAGGAGCGCGGCCTGATTCCGCCACTGGCCTACGAAGTGATGAATCCCAGCCCTGAACGTGCCCGCACTGCTTACCAGGCTTTGCCGCTCAGCCGCGTCATCGAGCTGATCTTGCGACCGATGCAGCAGGCCGGGCAACTGAGGAGCGATCTGAGCTTGCAACGTATGAGCAACTTGATTGCCGACACCTACCTCATTATTGCCCTGCGCTGGAGCGCTTACGGCACCGACCGCTCGCTGAGCGAAGAAATGCGCCTCACGCTGGGCTTTTTGATGGAAGGCGTGGTGAAGCGCTAG
- a CDS encoding NUDIX domain-containing protein has product MSYLSELRAALGTRPLFSVGASAAVQDERQRVLLQRRGDDGLWGLPGGGLELGETFEGAACRELNEETGLDTPLTFWQAVSGPHLYHRYPNGDQVYFVGGLCRGHLPAAALAQAAPDDSGETLELAWFDLAHLPTISANVNKQTLSLLRSEVGLPPLPLDWVPPKPTGEHLRELRAVVGPRPLFAPGANVLLRDEQGRVLLLRSGDMRRWTLPGGSMELGETFEQAARRELKEEAGLEVSELRALKLYIGPAYRFTYPHGDVVDYVSQLFEGQFMGGALTLPADEITEAAWFAPDQLPNAEELSGPLIGANLREWI; this is encoded by the coding sequence GTGTCTTATCTCAGTGAACTCCGCGCCGCCCTCGGCACTCGGCCCCTGTTCAGCGTCGGTGCCAGCGCTGCTGTGCAAGATGAAAGGCAGCGGGTGCTGCTTCAGCGGCGAGGCGACGACGGCTTGTGGGGCTTACCGGGCGGCGGCTTGGAGTTGGGCGAAACCTTTGAAGGGGCCGCCTGCCGCGAGCTGAATGAGGAAACCGGACTCGACACGCCGCTCACTTTCTGGCAAGCCGTCAGCGGCCCGCACCTGTATCACCGCTATCCCAATGGCGATCAAGTGTACTTCGTGGGCGGGCTGTGCCGGGGCCACTTGCCCGCCGCCGCGCTTGCCCAGGCCGCTCCCGACGACTCCGGCGAGACGTTGGAGCTGGCTTGGTTTGACCTTGCCCATCTGCCGACCATCAGCGCCAACGTCAACAAGCAAACGCTCAGCTTGCTGCGCTCGGAAGTGGGACTGCCGCCGCTGCCGCTGGATTGGGTGCCGCCCAAGCCCACCGGCGAACATCTGCGCGAGCTGCGGGCCGTGGTGGGGCCGCGCCCGCTGTTTGCTCCCGGCGCGAATGTGCTGCTACGGGACGAGCAGGGGAGGGTGCTGCTGCTCAGAAGTGGCGATATGCGGCGCTGGACTTTGCCGGGCGGCAGTATGGAACTCGGCGAAACCTTCGAGCAGGCTGCCCGGCGCGAACTGAAAGAGGAAGCGGGACTGGAAGTGAGCGAACTCCGAGCGCTCAAACTCTATATCGGCCCGGCGTACCGCTTTACTTATCCTCACGGCGACGTGGTGGACTACGTGTCCCAGCTTTTCGAGGGACAGTTTATGGGCGGCGCTCTGACGTTACCTGCTGACGAGATCACCGAGGCGGCCTGGTTCGCGCCAGATCAATTGCCCAACGCTGAGGAGTTAAGCGGGCCGCTGATTGGGGCCAATTTGAGAGAGTGGATTTGA
- a CDS encoding DUF3809 domain-containing protein, translating into MIVEASERFELPAPADDASALAFLRDPARSLAKVRFLRELAVSGHEVRGVLAVQLPMLGEVTLPFFSVLEVTPLGARLIPQPLDNERAWIEVGGEGQLKEAALAYVFVFRAHLQMPAAEKWGGEAFEKMVRAAASRTIARVAQELPRAVGEALEGGF; encoded by the coding sequence TTGATCGTTGAAGCGAGCGAACGCTTTGAATTGCCCGCGCCCGCCGACGACGCCAGTGCGTTGGCGTTTTTGCGCGACCCGGCCCGCTCACTCGCCAAGGTGCGCTTTTTGCGCGAGCTGGCGGTCAGCGGCCATGAGGTACGCGGCGTGCTGGCCGTGCAGCTTCCGATGCTCGGCGAAGTGACCTTGCCCTTTTTCAGCGTGCTCGAAGTTACACCGCTGGGCGCACGCCTGATTCCCCAACCCTTAGACAATGAGCGGGCGTGGATTGAAGTCGGCGGCGAAGGGCAACTGAAGGAAGCAGCCTTGGCTTACGTGTTCGTGTTCCGCGCTCACTTGCAGATGCCCGCCGCCGAAAAGTGGGGCGGTGAGGCTTTCGAGAAGATGGTCAGGGCCGCCGCTTCACGCACCATCGCGCGGGTGGCGCAGGAATTGCCGAGGGCAGTGGGAGAAGCGCTGGAAGGCGGGTTTTAG